Proteins from a genomic interval of Corynebacterium freiburgense:
- the rplQ gene encoding 50S ribosomal protein L17, with translation MPKPKKGARLGGSASHQKHILSNLAAQLIEHGAIKTTDTKAKLLRPYVEKLITKAKSGSLADRRNVLKLVPNKPVVTYLFNELAPKFEGREGGYTRIIKLENRKGDNAPMSQVSLVTEPTVSTEATRATRAAASKQAEKAAEKPAAEEAPAETKETAEEN, from the coding sequence ATGCCCAAACCAAAGAAGGGCGCCCGTCTCGGCGGTTCTGCTAGCCACCAGAAGCACATTCTGTCTAACTTGGCTGCACAGCTTATCGAGCACGGCGCAATCAAGACCACTGACACCAAGGCGAAGCTACTGCGTCCTTATGTAGAGAAGCTTATCACCAAGGCAAAGTCTGGTTCACTTGCGGATCGCCGCAATGTTCTTAAGCTTGTTCCAAACAAGCCGGTCGTAACCTACTTGTTTAATGAACTCGCACCAAAATTTGAAGGGCGTGAAGGCGGCTACACCCGCATTATCAAGCTCGAAAACCGTAAGGGTGACAACGCTCCGATGTCTCAGGTTTCGCTCGTTACCGAGCCAACCGTAAGCACCGAGGCTACCCGTGCTACACGCGCAGCCGCTTCTAAGCAAGCAGAGAAGGCAGCTGAAAAGCCTGCTGCTGAAGAAGCACCAGCGGAAACCAAGGAAACTGCTGAAGAAAACTAA
- a CDS encoding tRNA pseudouridine synthase A → MVRLRLDLSYDGTDFHGWASQVRPGEEESLRTVQGTLERVLSLVLRCAVRLIVAGRTDAGVHAAWQVAHCDVPLSSLEQRSIGGDPSKLVRRLARLLPEDVRVHGVSFAPEGFDARFSALRRNYVYRVTTSPRGALPTRARDTAVWPKPVDIQLMQDSASDLLGLHDFAAFCRPRPGASTVRDLQAFRWLDISTDIEPELYEARVTADAFCWSMVRSLVGACLVVGEGRREAGFALGLLGERSRSSLVPVAPAKGLSLVGVDYPSPELLASRAMKTRNMRTLED, encoded by the coding sequence ATTGTTCGCTTGCGTTTGGATCTTTCTTATGACGGCACAGATTTTCATGGATGGGCTTCGCAAGTGAGGCCAGGTGAGGAGGAGTCGCTTCGGACGGTGCAGGGGACGCTGGAGCGGGTTCTTTCATTAGTGCTGCGTTGTGCCGTGCGTTTGATTGTGGCCGGCCGAACTGATGCGGGTGTGCATGCGGCGTGGCAGGTGGCGCATTGTGATGTTCCGTTGTCTTCGTTGGAGCAACGAAGTATTGGTGGTGATCCTTCAAAATTGGTGCGTCGTCTTGCGCGTTTATTGCCGGAGGATGTGCGCGTGCATGGCGTTTCGTTTGCCCCAGAGGGTTTTGATGCAAGGTTTTCGGCATTGCGGAGGAATTATGTGTATCGGGTAACTACATCGCCTCGTGGTGCGTTGCCTACTCGTGCGCGGGATACGGCTGTGTGGCCAAAGCCAGTGGATATTCAATTAATGCAGGATTCTGCGAGTGATTTATTGGGGCTACATGATTTTGCCGCATTTTGTCGTCCGCGTCCTGGCGCCTCGACTGTACGGGATTTGCAGGCGTTTCGTTGGCTCGATATTTCTACAGATATAGAGCCTGAGTTGTATGAGGCTCGTGTGACGGCAGATGCGTTTTGTTGGTCGATGGTGCGCTCACTTGTGGGCGCGTGTTTGGTGGTTGGTGAGGGGCGTCGTGAAGCGGGCTTTGCATTAGGCTTGCTTGGTGAGCGTAGTCGTAGTTCGTTGGTGCCTGTTGCGCCTGCAAAGGGGCTGAGTTTGGTTGGAGTTGATTATCCTTCACCTGAGCTTTTGGCATCCCGCGCTATGAAGACGCGTAATATGCGTACGTTGGAAGATTGA
- a CDS encoding DNA-directed RNA polymerase subunit alpha, with translation MLISQRPEISEEYVSPSRSRFIIEPLEPGFGYTLGNSLRRTLLSSIPGAAVTSVKIDGVLHEFTTINGVKEDVSDIILNIKGIVLSSTSDEPVVIYLRQEGAGIITAGDIELPADVEIHNPEMHIATLNEQGSLNIEMIVERGRGYVPATMYGGSGEIGRIPVDQIYSPVLKVSYKVEATRVEQRTDFDKLIIDVETKNSISARDAIASAGKTLVELFGLARELNTAAEGIEIGPSPQESEHIAAYSTPIEDLNFSVRSYNCLKRQEIHTVGELAECNESDLLDIRNFGQKSIDEVKIKLASLGLTLKDAPEDFDPTTLEGYDAETGDFIDLDAEDSE, from the coding sequence GTATCCCCATCACGTTCCCGGTTTATTATCGAACCACTCGAACCTGGTTTCGGATACACCCTGGGTAATTCGTTGCGCCGTACCTTGCTGTCTTCCATCCCTGGAGCAGCTGTTACCAGCGTAAAAATCGATGGTGTGCTTCACGAGTTCACCACCATTAACGGTGTTAAAGAAGATGTCTCCGATATCATCCTGAATATCAAAGGCATCGTTCTTTCCTCAACCTCTGATGAACCAGTTGTGATATACCTCCGCCAAGAAGGTGCAGGCATTATCACCGCCGGTGATATCGAATTACCTGCGGATGTGGAAATCCACAACCCAGAAATGCATATCGCCACGCTCAATGAGCAAGGCAGCCTCAATATCGAAATGATTGTTGAACGGGGCCGTGGCTACGTTCCTGCAACAATGTATGGTGGTTCCGGTGAAATCGGTCGCATTCCTGTCGACCAGATTTATTCCCCGGTACTGAAAGTCAGCTACAAAGTTGAAGCTACTCGTGTTGAGCAGCGTACCGACTTTGACAAGCTCATTATTGATGTTGAGACCAAAAACTCCATCTCCGCCCGTGACGCAATCGCATCTGCTGGCAAAACTCTTGTCGAGCTATTTGGCCTCGCCCGCGAGCTCAATACAGCTGCTGAAGGTATTGAAATTGGTCCTTCCCCACAGGAAAGCGAACACATTGCCGCCTACAGCACTCCGATTGAAGATCTGAACTTCTCAGTTCGTTCCTACAATTGTCTGAAGCGTCAAGAGATCCATACGGTTGGCGAACTTGCAGAATGCAATGAATCCGATCTGTTGGATATCCGAAACTTCGGCCAGAAGTCTATTGATGAAGTGAAAATCAAGCTCGCTAGCTTGGGTCTCACGCTCAAAGACGCTCCTGAAGATTTCGACCCCACAACCCTTGAGGGGTACGATGCCGAAACTGGCGACTTCATTGACCTCGACGCAGAAGATTCCGAGTAG
- the eccB gene encoding type VII secretion protein EccB — MSQQPIILPTTQAQVSGHRFLMRRIEHGVVLGDIRMIHDPLGRRARAAVFGLVACVLLCIGAGALALFAPRIDPGQAPIVVAESGALFVRIDDRLHPVANLTSAQLITGAPERPAQVSNEILADIPRGIPIGLIDAPGVIDSSIATDLHWSACANDIAIEVWAQQESFVSMPGGTALLVETMGNTFFVTSSGRQLLPSGDTPEGRVVRRRLGITNQTPVWRLAPEMLNTILELPPVAIPARGQIWTTDAKESYLLHDDAIIQLTDMQRDMLLDLGFSVEEVNRSSLNNIEDATPLLELPAHAPKTWVEPKGQFVCTTGDEATIAIVEPKPGGVDIQEGLRYRGPGVSIPIDTGHGWIIVSDHGRRYGIPDEETLRALSSEKPIHAPWPVVRLLPEGPSLNRELALEPLFGESQ; from the coding sequence GTGTCTCAACAGCCAATAATATTGCCTACAACTCAAGCGCAGGTTTCTGGTCATAGGTTTCTTATGCGGCGGATTGAGCATGGCGTGGTGCTTGGAGATATTCGCATGATTCATGATCCTTTGGGGCGTCGTGCTCGGGCAGCCGTATTTGGGTTGGTGGCGTGTGTGTTGTTGTGTATCGGCGCGGGTGCACTGGCTTTATTTGCGCCACGTATTGATCCAGGCCAGGCGCCAATTGTGGTTGCGGAGTCCGGGGCATTATTTGTGCGCATTGATGACCGCCTCCACCCCGTTGCTAATCTGACTTCTGCGCAATTGATCACCGGCGCCCCAGAACGACCAGCTCAGGTATCTAATGAAATTCTTGCTGATATTCCAAGGGGTATTCCAATAGGGCTTATCGACGCCCCGGGTGTTATCGATTCCAGTATCGCCACCGATTTGCACTGGTCGGCATGTGCGAACGATATTGCTATTGAAGTATGGGCACAACAAGAATCCTTCGTTTCGATGCCAGGTGGAACAGCACTTTTGGTCGAAACTATGGGTAATACGTTTTTTGTGACTTCCTCAGGTAGGCAACTTTTGCCAAGCGGGGATACTCCTGAAGGGCGCGTGGTTCGCCGCAGACTCGGAATCACTAATCAAACACCGGTATGGCGATTAGCTCCTGAAATGCTGAATACCATATTGGAATTGCCGCCAGTAGCTATTCCGGCGCGAGGGCAAATCTGGACTACCGATGCGAAAGAGTCGTACCTTTTGCACGACGATGCCATTATTCAACTCACTGATATGCAACGAGATATGCTGCTTGACCTTGGTTTTAGTGTTGAAGAGGTCAATCGCAGCAGCCTGAACAATATTGAAGATGCAACGCCATTACTTGAACTTCCCGCACATGCACCAAAAACTTGGGTGGAGCCAAAAGGGCAATTTGTGTGCACCACTGGTGATGAAGCAACAATTGCCATTGTGGAACCCAAACCCGGCGGCGTCGATATCCAAGAAGGGTTACGGTATCGCGGGCCGGGTGTATCAATTCCTATAGATACTGGTCATGGCTGGATCATTGTGAGTGATCACGGTCGCCGCTATGGGATACCAGACGAAGAAACACTACGAGCGTTAAGCTCAGAAAAACCAATACATGCACCTTGGCCAGTGGTTCGGCTACTGCCAGAAGGGCCTTCGCTTAATCGCGAGCTTGCATTAGAGCCGCTATTTGGTGAGTCCCAGTAG
- the eccD gene encoding type VII secretion integral membrane protein EccD — MSLNTILHVTIRLDAPGHPHAQIDLAVPAQSSISDILDEVLSLAKAPAINRPWQPTTAAGTMLSATTPLAALPLSHGNIIVLRPYQETPPPLVKDAAEALIDAPQPDQAKHLHVATILTGILGITWWGYILPERSWLALAAISFASIILLAAATHLRTTSEATRLALAFTTPVPAGLSAWTYVTDGELTRGSVLAGGISTLITIAIACTAVQIIAYCPAIISTIWAMMGVMASCALGTLALVPTQLQVIGPCAATTALALLALLFAPSLAVQLAGLRAPKLPSAGQSFSVSDRTMTPEDTQSAAQQAIELHNGMVIGLSISGAIGITLLCAYHTTDSAPYCAALCAATAAAIVLHAIRHRSPYATWALWCWALLCLLNSIQTNPVVGFLLVALCLSSIVWAHRIPDLQPTTICWLERFEAFAIAVVLPLAAHIAGLFMAIRGLG, encoded by the coding sequence ATGTCTTTGAACACCATCCTCCACGTCACCATACGGTTAGACGCCCCCGGGCATCCACATGCACAAATAGACTTAGCCGTGCCAGCGCAATCAAGCATTTCGGACATTTTGGACGAAGTGCTATCACTGGCCAAGGCCCCCGCGATTAACCGCCCTTGGCAACCAACAACTGCGGCGGGCACCATGCTTTCTGCGACAACGCCACTTGCAGCATTACCGCTATCGCACGGCAATATTATTGTGCTTCGCCCTTATCAGGAGACTCCCCCACCATTGGTCAAAGATGCCGCCGAAGCGCTTATCGATGCCCCCCAGCCCGACCAAGCAAAACACCTTCACGTGGCCACAATATTGACTGGGATCCTTGGAATAACCTGGTGGGGCTACATTCTGCCAGAGAGATCATGGCTGGCACTCGCTGCTATTTCATTTGCCAGTATCATTCTCCTCGCCGCAGCAACCCACCTACGTACTACCTCCGAAGCCACCAGGCTGGCATTGGCTTTTACCACCCCAGTACCCGCTGGTCTTTCGGCTTGGACATATGTAACCGACGGTGAATTGACCCGCGGATCGGTATTGGCTGGTGGCATTAGCACGCTTATTACCATTGCGATTGCTTGCACTGCAGTACAAATCATCGCTTATTGCCCTGCAATAATCTCAACGATCTGGGCGATGATGGGTGTAATGGCAAGTTGCGCCCTTGGCACACTCGCTTTAGTGCCCACACAGCTCCAGGTGATTGGCCCATGTGCAGCGACCACTGCCCTAGCGTTATTAGCACTTCTTTTTGCACCATCACTTGCGGTACAGCTAGCGGGGTTACGGGCACCGAAACTCCCGTCAGCCGGTCAGAGTTTTAGTGTTTCCGACCGCACTATGACACCTGAAGACACCCAATCCGCGGCGCAACAAGCAATAGAGCTTCATAATGGCATGGTTATCGGGTTAAGCATTTCCGGGGCTATTGGCATCACATTGTTATGTGCATATCACACTACAGATAGTGCGCCATATTGCGCCGCCCTGTGTGCGGCAACGGCTGCAGCCATTGTTCTTCACGCAATCCGCCATCGCTCCCCTTATGCCACCTGGGCGTTATGGTGCTGGGCGCTTCTATGTCTGCTCAATAGTATCCAGACCAATCCGGTTGTTGGCTTTTTACTAGTTGCGTTATGTCTAAGCAGTATTGTTTGGGCTCACCGCATTCCCGATTTACAACCAACAACAATTTGCTGGTTGGAACGCTTTGAAGCTTTTGCAATAGCTGTAGTGCTTCCCCTCGCGGCCCATATTGCAGGTCTTTTTATGGCTATTCGGGGGCTCGGATGA
- the mycP gene encoding type VII secretion-associated serine protease mycosin — MSLRIKASIAAIFALILVGYLVSPSIAATQDNPSEADHRHQALPVPTCPSAAPAEALPMRTNNPWSRAHSFATGAGVKVAVIDTGIHPHPYLPEIHPIADLVNGDEQGALHDCDGHGTIVAGVLSGRGPLQGVAPDIELLSIKQTSNFAPDASAAGTLDSLAEAIELAIDKGAQVINISVVSCVPGRGQPMETVLDASLARAEAENVVIVAAAGNLTEDCKSDSAVLPAHSPTVLAVSASDNAHSLAPYSIPVLENNPRVSASGLVKFAASPRDETFTSGMVGAEGNIRPFEGTSFAAPVVSGTAALLKQRFPEASAAEIRSRITESAAHGTGNVDPYAALTWLPTNFKQVANTPVEAKQGLTTASPFNDRATQVSIMLLLGATLSTMLIPHKEAE, encoded by the coding sequence ATGAGTTTACGAATCAAAGCGAGTATTGCGGCTATTTTCGCACTGATATTAGTTGGTTATCTGGTAAGTCCTTCTATCGCCGCCACTCAAGATAACCCTTCGGAGGCAGACCACAGACACCAGGCACTACCAGTACCTACTTGCCCCAGCGCAGCACCAGCCGAAGCACTACCAATGCGCACGAATAATCCTTGGTCTCGGGCGCATAGTTTTGCCACGGGAGCTGGCGTAAAAGTGGCAGTTATTGACACGGGAATCCACCCGCACCCCTATCTGCCTGAGATTCACCCAATAGCGGACCTTGTCAATGGAGACGAACAAGGTGCCCTGCATGATTGCGACGGCCACGGCACCATTGTGGCAGGTGTGCTTTCTGGCCGCGGCCCTCTCCAGGGAGTAGCACCAGACATAGAACTTTTAAGTATTAAGCAAACCTCAAATTTCGCCCCTGATGCTTCCGCAGCAGGTACGCTTGATTCCCTGGCCGAAGCTATTGAACTCGCTATAGATAAAGGCGCCCAAGTGATTAATATTTCCGTAGTTTCTTGTGTGCCAGGCCGTGGGCAACCAATGGAAACCGTATTGGATGCTTCCTTGGCCAGGGCTGAGGCGGAAAATGTGGTTATTGTTGCTGCAGCAGGCAACCTCACAGAAGATTGCAAGTCAGATTCGGCCGTGCTACCTGCACACTCACCAACCGTACTCGCAGTCAGCGCAAGTGATAATGCCCATTCCCTTGCACCATACAGCATTCCCGTGCTGGAAAATAACCCACGGGTTTCTGCCTCCGGGTTAGTGAAATTTGCAGCCAGCCCGAGGGATGAAACGTTTACCAGCGGCATGGTGGGGGCGGAAGGAAACATTCGCCCATTTGAAGGAACCAGCTTTGCCGCGCCCGTAGTGTCTGGCACTGCTGCATTACTAAAACAGCGCTTTCCGGAAGCCAGTGCCGCGGAAATACGATCTCGAATCACCGAAAGTGCAGCACACGGCACCGGAAACGTAGATCCCTATGCCGCATTGACCTGGCTACCAACCAATTTTAAGCAAGTGGCAAATACTCCTGTGGAAGCAAAGCAAGGCTTGACAACTGCCTCACCGTTTAATGATCGAGCAACACAGGTGAGCATAATGCTACTGCTTGGAGCGACACTTTCAACGATGCTTATCCCACACAAAGAAGCGGAATAG
- a CDS encoding DUF6541 family protein, producing MEIYGAAMVAVAVFTVPGFLLSWVSGLKAPWAAAASVPVSFGVFGFAAWFYGMTRFAFNSVSVSLLFLVALAVAGLWRFGAIAYRRRARNKVVPEVPDPTKPMVVAPKPRFGEGWREGSVIDPRWVLPGVGALVGAWMFMSRSLELLNNTRYGMENIYQGWDVHWHASVIRFILETGVADPTRMGELQNLESKAQLYYPSAWHAGAFLVAERAEISPIAATNITAIVIPALVLPLSVGLLSWRIVSNRGLTAQIAAGLSAIAVYASPVLYWIGHYVGAWPYVAAVSMAGIVWALFMSVPAVKIRAFAAAASFIGMVQTHPSAATIVVLGLVCWWLFWLVWVPSRRPETQKQQWTYRLADIGVLAATGGGAVAIFLPQLLAGAGQSEEVKSFTATENVSRHESWWMAIEMMTRHTDAAPNSPWVLWVAGAGAIVALLWRRNIWLPVCYAISVWITVNSLRPFGDGWGEWLETIGALHYNTAHRLIMPVAMITFAYIGVAIAVAIRLICLGPIARFRTASVVVSTVLALVSGLYLMNRVTSEMQEGSEWAMTAARDARMVGEIDLKAYRWLARQPFAYDGLILSNPAEGSGWAYPYNNLPMLFPHYLWPATGIHSATNMVYWHPDKFGVGANDDPDELNVADIAARRLNINYIIVSPPSFWAFQEPLLPMEQGLWSTPGVTPVYKDRHVVIFAINDRFTDAQLLKMREPGNSPERLPDLPTKGQKDKAKNPDEYDQPYFHRPTKAPSAPLNLNEINDHWQE from the coding sequence ATGGAAATCTATGGTGCAGCAATGGTGGCGGTGGCGGTGTTTACTGTCCCCGGTTTTTTGCTGTCGTGGGTTTCGGGATTGAAGGCTCCGTGGGCAGCTGCCGCATCAGTACCAGTAAGTTTTGGGGTTTTTGGCTTTGCTGCCTGGTTTTATGGAATGACGCGATTCGCGTTTAATAGCGTGTCGGTGTCGTTATTGTTTTTGGTAGCTTTGGCGGTTGCTGGCTTGTGGAGGTTTGGTGCAATTGCGTATCGACGCCGCGCCCGCAACAAGGTCGTGCCAGAGGTTCCGGATCCTACAAAGCCGATGGTTGTTGCTCCCAAGCCAAGATTTGGCGAGGGGTGGCGCGAGGGCAGTGTAATCGACCCTCGGTGGGTGCTTCCCGGAGTCGGCGCGTTGGTTGGGGCATGGATGTTTATGTCCCGTTCGTTGGAGTTATTGAACAATACTCGCTACGGCATGGAGAATATCTATCAGGGCTGGGATGTCCACTGGCATGCAAGTGTAATCCGTTTTATTTTAGAAACGGGTGTTGCTGATCCAACACGAATGGGGGAATTGCAGAATTTAGAGAGTAAAGCGCAGCTGTACTATCCTTCCGCGTGGCATGCGGGGGCGTTTCTTGTTGCAGAGCGTGCCGAAATTTCCCCGATTGCGGCAACGAATATTACTGCCATTGTGATTCCAGCATTGGTTCTGCCGTTATCGGTTGGTTTGCTTTCGTGGCGGATTGTAAGTAATCGTGGCTTAACTGCTCAAATTGCTGCCGGTCTTTCTGCCATTGCCGTATATGCCAGCCCTGTGCTGTATTGGATCGGTCACTATGTAGGTGCCTGGCCCTATGTGGCTGCGGTAAGCATGGCGGGAATTGTTTGGGCATTGTTTATGTCTGTACCCGCGGTAAAGATTAGGGCATTTGCGGCGGCCGCATCGTTTATTGGAATGGTGCAAACGCATCCTTCGGCGGCGACGATTGTGGTGCTGGGATTGGTCTGCTGGTGGCTGTTTTGGCTCGTATGGGTTCCCTCGCGGCGGCCGGAAACTCAAAAGCAGCAGTGGACATATCGGCTTGCCGATATCGGCGTGCTTGCCGCTACTGGGGGTGGCGCGGTTGCAATCTTTTTGCCACAGTTATTGGCTGGTGCGGGGCAAAGCGAGGAAGTGAAATCGTTTACTGCCACGGAGAATGTTTCACGGCATGAATCGTGGTGGATGGCTATTGAAATGATGACTCGCCATACCGATGCTGCGCCAAATTCTCCTTGGGTACTTTGGGTGGCAGGCGCCGGCGCAATCGTGGCATTGCTATGGCGTCGAAATATTTGGCTTCCAGTCTGCTATGCAATAAGTGTTTGGATTACTGTAAACTCCTTGCGTCCTTTCGGAGATGGTTGGGGTGAGTGGTTAGAAACTATTGGCGCACTGCATTACAACACAGCGCATCGCCTGATTATGCCTGTAGCCATGATCACGTTTGCCTATATTGGTGTAGCAATTGCGGTAGCAATACGGCTTATTTGCCTTGGGCCAATTGCCCGTTTCCGCACTGCTTCGGTGGTGGTTTCTACCGTACTTGCCCTTGTTTCGGGCTTATATTTAATGAACCGTGTGACCTCCGAAATGCAGGAAGGCTCTGAGTGGGCAATGACTGCGGCTCGGGACGCGCGAATGGTGGGCGAGATCGACCTTAAGGCGTATCGATGGCTGGCACGCCAACCATTTGCTTATGATGGCCTGATTTTGTCCAATCCAGCAGAAGGTTCTGGTTGGGCTTACCCATATAACAATCTACCGATGCTGTTCCCGCACTATTTATGGCCGGCCACGGGTATCCATTCGGCCACTAATATGGTGTATTGGCATCCCGATAAGTTTGGTGTTGGAGCAAACGACGATCCAGATGAATTGAATGTTGCGGATATTGCAGCGCGCCGGTTAAACATCAATTACATTATTGTTTCTCCGCCAAGTTTCTGGGCTTTCCAGGAGCCATTGTTGCCAATGGAGCAAGGTTTGTGGTCTACACCTGGTGTAACACCGGTGTATAAGGATCGGCATGTGGTTATTTTTGCGATAAATGACCGCTTTACGGATGCGCAGCTTTTGAAAATGCGGGAGCCGGGTAATTCCCCTGAGCGACTCCCAGACTTACCTACAAAGGGTCAAAAAGATAAGGCCAAAAATCCGGATGAATATGATCAGCCATATTTCCATCGGCCTACAAAGGCACCATCAGCGCCGCTGAATCTTAATGAGATTAACGACCACTGGCAAGAATAA